In the Haloferula helveola genome, one interval contains:
- a CDS encoding cadherin domain-containing protein: protein MSKRLISGLAAFVACLHPLSAQFVLLEDFESGFASGSTLDGVNGWSAGDPSRALAANDPGSSGRGMVGHSVQGVQDQVFRALGGSSEIGDGATGTLFFEIYFPAAGAGTANVSMGLSDVGTPSGYGSFEAQFRFSGSDIFPRSGGGFTDTGFDFDTGTWLKVWLVANNGSDEVDMYVESPSGSGGQVLVADDYAFRNGTSDPLSTFLLVQNNGQDAYFDNIYVDPAAQNLTDPVPRDSDNDGLLDSEEDFGLGSFQGPGVTPAWSDPGNPDTDADGYLDGVEVVAGTDPNDAGSVPGGAIGFQTLEDFEDPGFVTGSTLDGVNGWVVDDGTRALVADDPGAAGRGKVGRLIGGTRNDVFKDLGVFRIPHGAVGTVFFEVYCSGTSNVNFGASTQPAPDNYGAFGPQFRIFDVDVSPRDGGVFTDTGFDVRTGTWMKVWLVVDNANDTIDAYLQEPDGLSGQVLVADDFAFRVSDALDLVNFLAIQGTSGDVYIDNLAIDPGGVNLTSPTDADGDGMDDSWEVANFGDTTRDGTADFDSDNLNDLGEFVAGTDPLDTDTDGDTLLDGDEVAGTSNSYDGAPTDPLASDSDGDGVNDSEENGSLNTEFANAATDPNDADTDGDGMDDGYELANNTPGTALDPNDASGDQAPGSDRDGDSLSNLDEFSGSFSGVQTRADLPDTDADGLPDGVEDNTGTWVSAAQTGTNPVLPDSDGDGLLDGQEDFSLVGFPGQGVVPTNSNPNEIDSDLDGYSDLAEMTGGSDPRNAGSVPAGAVGFFLVEDFEVGHAVGLSIDGVNGWSASAPSQALVASDPDSGLRSQVGHLIHGGTSVIDRALGGARIGDGTTGTLFFELFFPSDAGLANLSLGLSDVSAPTTFSDFEAQSRFYQTILSPRNGSGFTDTPYTFRQGEWMQVWLVADNATDTMDLYIDSPVGSSGPVLVADDFAFRNGTASPLEQLLLIHAPDKDFYIDNIFVDPGGQNLDVPPIAGFEPVAVEDAVEVGVTGSIRFDPLANDTGSIDAGSVTVVTAPTSGTASVDASTGEIVYKHTGSGAGADVLRYRIENPGATLSSEADVLITISGELRLANVTVDIPLDPPAAGVGELVVEDGLPGLTFASAVAMSSVPGNDNALLVASINGTVWYVPDTTAASPTKHAILDVSSLSNYTRGRSIYSIEPYPDFMTSGNLIVNYQGDGSRLPMNGGTFDTSVITGLDKNGVSNTEITCDLRVSRFTLSPAHIADAVANGMSAGENAAALATEHPFINMAEQHLYHSINDAKFGPDGYLYISFGDEGDQGDPHRNGQLITKDFYSSMLRIDVDPASTHPKPNPYYAIAVGPLNGANSPNTPFTDAVSQDPNFRVPPDNPFIHTSFGGGWSGDFNGQDLTGQLLSVRTEIWALGLRNPFKFHLDQEDGTGETEAWIGDVGKSDREEFTILKKGENAGWSYYEGDIVTPGVSHASMPAGATPHKAPLFAYPHLNGNNSATGGIYYRDSELGQLTDSYVCGDYGSGRIWSVLRDGTVTELTNLRLGGGDIVDFNLDPVTKDIFVLEHSPSGRVMRITEQGGTDDEGYPATLSETGVFADLADLSPNPGVVAYTPNLTFWSDGAEKRRWFVMKDLADTMGYSQDDPWSFPEGMVWIKHFEFDLDQQNPGTNVKRLETRILVRNAAGSYGVSYRWNEAGTEANLSPTEGEGFTINFTDDGGGAQSFEWKIPSRAECSTCHTATAGHALSSNTRQFNLDDIINGQSGNLLTLLSDGGYLSGFPGNPESLPRHYRPDESGVNLEERVRSYLAVNCAYCHQPGGGAPDSWDGRPELSLDLTHMLYGQPVSEGTPDLTDHIVRPGDKANSSIWNKINARTAINGTFNGYSQMPPLASNRFDEEGIALLEEWIDNYANVPPSHSGITNVPVTEGSVIGTFAGTADATDPDVRSGGSDQANLTYAITGGNPDEFFTIDSLTGEIAVTGWLDHEELASYILQVTASDNFAPNPMSVTTDVTVNVTDVANEDANANGLPDTWEDFFNLSGATAGGDGDKDGVSEFFELLTGGDPLDPVTPNQPIFAMLPAQPVGDSLYTWRYMNGFELGTDYLLQGSGGLTGWGSLVSGVDYEVVTDVAEEPGYRRMTVRLLIPPAGRYFLRLSSP, encoded by the coding sequence ATGTCAAAGCGCCTGATCTCCGGCCTTGCCGCGTTCGTTGCCTGCCTGCATCCCCTGTCCGCCCAGTTCGTGCTTCTCGAGGATTTCGAGAGCGGGTTCGCGTCGGGCTCCACCCTCGATGGGGTGAATGGTTGGAGTGCGGGAGATCCCTCCCGAGCCCTTGCCGCCAATGATCCCGGTTCGTCGGGTCGCGGCATGGTCGGGCACTCCGTGCAAGGAGTGCAGGATCAGGTGTTTCGCGCTCTGGGCGGATCGTCGGAGATCGGCGACGGGGCGACGGGAACGCTGTTTTTCGAGATCTATTTCCCGGCTGCCGGAGCGGGAACCGCCAACGTGAGCATGGGACTCTCGGACGTCGGAACCCCGAGCGGATACGGAAGCTTCGAGGCCCAGTTCCGTTTTTCCGGATCGGATATCTTTCCCCGCAGCGGAGGCGGCTTCACCGATACCGGTTTCGATTTCGACACGGGCACCTGGCTCAAGGTTTGGCTGGTCGCCAACAACGGCAGCGACGAGGTCGACATGTATGTCGAGAGCCCGAGCGGGAGTGGCGGGCAAGTCCTCGTGGCGGACGACTATGCCTTCCGTAATGGCACCTCTGATCCGCTGTCCACCTTCCTCTTGGTTCAGAACAACGGTCAGGATGCCTACTTCGACAACATCTACGTGGATCCGGCCGCGCAGAACCTGACCGACCCGGTCCCGCGGGACAGCGACAACGACGGGCTTCTCGACAGTGAGGAGGACTTCGGACTCGGAAGTTTCCAAGGCCCCGGCGTGACTCCGGCTTGGTCGGATCCGGGCAATCCCGACACCGACGCCGACGGCTACCTCGACGGCGTCGAGGTCGTCGCCGGGACCGATCCGAACGATGCCGGCAGCGTGCCCGGAGGAGCGATCGGATTTCAGACCCTCGAAGACTTCGAGGACCCCGGCTTCGTGACCGGATCGACTCTGGACGGAGTGAACGGGTGGGTGGTGGACGACGGCACCCGCGCCCTCGTGGCGGACGACCCGGGGGCGGCCGGCCGCGGCAAGGTGGGGAGGCTGATCGGGGGAACCCGAAATGACGTCTTCAAGGACCTTGGAGTCTTCCGCATTCCCCACGGGGCGGTAGGAACCGTCTTCTTCGAGGTCTATTGCAGCGGGACCTCCAATGTGAACTTCGGTGCTTCGACCCAGCCGGCCCCGGACAACTACGGGGCCTTCGGTCCGCAGTTCCGCATCTTCGACGTGGATGTCTCGCCTCGTGATGGCGGCGTCTTCACCGACACCGGCTTCGACGTGCGGACCGGGACGTGGATGAAGGTGTGGCTGGTGGTGGACAACGCCAACGACACCATCGACGCCTACCTGCAGGAGCCGGACGGATTGAGCGGCCAGGTCCTTGTGGCGGACGACTTCGCTTTCCGGGTCAGCGACGCGCTGGACCTCGTCAATTTCCTCGCGATCCAGGGCACCAGCGGGGATGTGTACATCGACAATCTCGCGATCGACCCGGGCGGCGTGAACCTGACCTCACCGACCGATGCCGATGGAGACGGGATGGATGACTCGTGGGAGGTGGCGAATTTCGGTGATACCACACGGGACGGAACCGCCGACTTTGACTCCGATAACCTAAACGACCTCGGGGAGTTCGTTGCCGGGACCGATCCGCTGGATACGGACACGGACGGTGACACGCTCCTCGACGGCGACGAGGTGGCGGGGACGAGCAACTCGTACGACGGTGCTCCCACCGACCCTCTCGCGTCGGACAGTGATGGCGACGGGGTGAATGACTCCGAGGAGAACGGTTCGCTCAACACCGAGTTCGCCAATGCCGCCACCGACCCGAACGACGCCGATACGGATGGCGACGGCATGGATGACGGATACGAGTTGGCCAACAACACGCCGGGCACCGCACTCGACCCGAATGACGCGTCCGGCGACCAGGCACCCGGCAGCGATCGGGACGGCGACAGCCTCTCCAATCTCGATGAGTTCTCGGGAAGTTTCTCCGGCGTGCAGACCCGCGCCGATCTCCCGGATACCGACGCTGACGGATTGCCGGACGGAGTCGAGGACAACACGGGGACGTGGGTATCCGCCGCGCAGACCGGAACGAATCCGGTGTTGCCGGATAGCGACGGCGACGGCCTGCTCGACGGGCAGGAGGACTTCAGCCTCGTCGGTTTTCCGGGGCAGGGGGTGGTGCCGACGAATTCCAATCCGAACGAGATCGACAGCGATCTGGACGGGTATTCCGACCTCGCGGAGATGACCGGCGGGTCCGATCCGCGCAATGCCGGCTCGGTGCCGGCCGGGGCGGTCGGGTTCTTTCTGGTGGAGGACTTCGAAGTCGGGCACGCCGTTGGCCTCAGCATTGACGGAGTGAATGGTTGGAGTGCCTCTGCTCCCTCACAGGCTTTGGTGGCGAGCGATCCCGACTCCGGACTTCGTTCGCAGGTGGGGCATCTCATTCATGGCGGCACCAGCGTGATCGATCGGGCGCTCGGCGGCGCACGCATCGGTGACGGGACCACCGGAACTCTTTTCTTCGAGCTGTTTTTCCCGAGTGATGCCGGCCTGGCGAACCTCAGTCTCGGGCTTTCCGACGTGTCGGCGCCGACGACCTTCTCGGATTTCGAGGCACAGTCGCGCTTCTATCAGACGATCCTGTCGCCGAGAAACGGATCGGGCTTTACCGACACGCCCTACACGTTCCGGCAAGGCGAGTGGATGCAGGTCTGGCTGGTGGCCGACAACGCGACGGACACGATGGATCTCTACATCGATTCCCCGGTCGGATCGTCCGGACCTGTCCTTGTCGCAGACGACTTCGCGTTCCGAAACGGCACGGCCAGCCCGCTCGAGCAGCTGCTCCTGATCCACGCACCCGACAAGGACTTCTACATCGACAACATTTTCGTCGATCCGGGCGGACAGAACCTCGACGTCCCGCCCATCGCCGGTTTCGAGCCGGTCGCGGTCGAGGACGCGGTGGAAGTTGGAGTGACCGGATCGATTCGCTTCGATCCCCTCGCCAACGACACCGGCAGCATTGACGCGGGCTCCGTCACGGTGGTGACGGCTCCGACCTCCGGCACTGCCAGCGTCGACGCGTCCACCGGCGAGATCGTATACAAGCATACCGGATCGGGCGCCGGTGCCGACGTGTTGCGTTATCGAATCGAGAACCCCGGCGCCACGCTGAGCTCGGAGGCCGACGTGCTCATCACGATCAGTGGCGAGCTCCGGCTCGCAAACGTGACGGTGGATATCCCGCTCGATCCGCCGGCCGCAGGAGTGGGCGAGTTGGTGGTCGAGGACGGACTGCCCGGGCTGACCTTTGCCAGCGCGGTGGCGATGTCCTCCGTGCCGGGCAATGACAACGCGCTGCTGGTGGCGTCGATCAATGGCACGGTTTGGTATGTCCCCGACACGACCGCGGCGAGTCCGACCAAGCATGCGATACTCGATGTTTCCTCGCTCTCGAATTACACACGGGGCCGGAGCATCTACTCGATCGAGCCGTATCCCGACTTCATGACGAGCGGGAATCTCATCGTAAACTACCAGGGTGATGGTAGCCGGCTTCCGATGAACGGAGGCACTTTCGACACCTCGGTGATTACGGGTCTCGACAAGAACGGGGTGAGCAACACGGAGATCACCTGTGACTTGCGCGTGTCCCGGTTCACCCTTTCCCCGGCCCACATCGCGGATGCGGTGGCGAACGGAATGAGTGCGGGCGAGAACGCCGCCGCCCTCGCGACCGAGCATCCGTTCATCAATATGGCGGAGCAGCACCTCTACCACAGCATCAACGACGCGAAATTCGGCCCGGACGGGTATCTTTACATCAGCTTCGGCGATGAAGGTGACCAGGGCGATCCTCACCGGAACGGCCAGCTGATCACCAAGGATTTCTACAGCTCCATGCTGCGCATCGATGTGGATCCGGCCTCCACCCATCCGAAGCCGAATCCTTACTATGCCATCGCGGTGGGTCCGCTGAACGGGGCCAACAGTCCGAACACGCCATTTACGGATGCCGTCAGCCAGGACCCGAACTTCCGGGTGCCGCCCGATAATCCCTTCATCCACACGAGTTTCGGAGGAGGCTGGTCCGGTGACTTCAATGGCCAGGATCTCACCGGTCAGCTTCTTTCGGTTCGCACCGAGATCTGGGCTCTCGGCCTGCGCAACCCGTTCAAGTTCCATCTCGATCAGGAGGATGGCACCGGCGAGACGGAGGCGTGGATCGGGGACGTCGGGAAATCGGACCGCGAGGAGTTCACCATTCTCAAGAAGGGGGAGAACGCGGGTTGGTCCTACTACGAGGGCGATATCGTGACACCAGGAGTTTCGCACGCCTCGATGCCGGCCGGCGCCACCCCGCACAAGGCTCCGCTGTTCGCCTATCCACACCTGAACGGAAACAACAGCGCGACCGGAGGAATCTACTATCGCGACAGCGAACTCGGCCAGCTCACGGATTCCTACGTGTGTGGTGACTACGGCTCGGGCCGTATTTGGAGCGTCCTGCGGGACGGGACGGTGACCGAACTGACCAACTTGCGCCTCGGGGGTGGTGACATCGTCGATTTCAATCTCGACCCCGTCACGAAGGACATCTTCGTCCTCGAGCACAGCCCGAGCGGTCGCGTGATGCGGATCACTGAACAAGGAGGCACGGACGACGAAGGTTATCCGGCCACACTGTCGGAGACTGGCGTTTTCGCCGATCTTGCCGACCTTTCTCCCAACCCGGGAGTCGTGGCCTACACCCCGAACCTGACCTTCTGGTCGGACGGGGCCGAGAAGCGCCGGTGGTTTGTCATGAAGGACCTGGCCGACACGATGGGCTACTCACAGGATGATCCATGGTCGTTCCCCGAGGGCATGGTGTGGATCAAGCATTTCGAATTCGACCTCGACCAGCAGAACCCCGGCACCAACGTGAAGCGGCTTGAGACCCGCATCCTCGTCCGCAATGCGGCGGGCTCCTACGGGGTTTCCTACCGCTGGAACGAGGCGGGCACCGAGGCGAATTTGTCGCCGACGGAGGGCGAGGGGTTCACGATCAACTTCACCGACGATGGGGGCGGCGCGCAGAGTTTCGAGTGGAAGATCCCGTCGCGGGCGGAGTGCTCGACCTGCCACACGGCGACCGCGGGACATGCGCTGAGTTCGAACACGCGCCAGTTCAATCTGGACGACATCATCAACGGCCAGAGCGGAAACCTGCTGACCCTGCTTTCCGACGGCGGTTACCTGAGCGGATTCCCGGGGAATCCGGAAAGCCTGCCGCGTCATTATCGGCCGGATGAGTCAGGTGTGAATCTCGAGGAGCGGGTCCGGTCCTACCTCGCGGTGAACTGCGCCTACTGCCACCAGCCCGGTGGCGGCGCACCGGACTCATGGGACGGTCGGCCGGAGTTGAGCCTCGACCTGACCCACATGCTCTACGGTCAGCCTGTGAGCGAAGGTACCCCCGACCTGACCGATCACATCGTTCGTCCGGGCGACAAGGCGAACTCGTCGATCTGGAACAAGATCAACGCGCGGACCGCGATCAACGGCACCTTCAACGGCTACTCGCAGATGCCTCCGCTTGCCTCGAACCGGTTCGACGAGGAGGGCATCGCGTTGTTGGAAGAGTGGATCGACAACTACGCCAACGTCCCGCCGTCCCACAGTGGGATCACGAATGTTCCGGTGACGGAGGGCAGTGTGATCGGCACGTTCGCCGGCACGGCTGACGCGACCGACCCGGATGTGCGGAGCGGCGGCAGCGACCAGGCGAACCTGACCTATGCGATCACCGGAGGGAATCCCGACGAGTTCTTCACGATCGACTCGCTCACCGGCGAAATCGCGGTGACCGGTTGGCTCGACCATGAAGAGTTGGCGTCCTACATTCTTCAGGTCACCGCTTCCGACAATTTCGCGCCGAATCCGATGAGCGTGACGACCGATGTGACGGTGAACGTGACCGACGTGGCGAACGAGGATGCCAATGCGAACGGACTGCCGGATACGTGGGAGGATTTTTTCAACCTCAGCGGGGCCACCGCGGGAGGAGATGGGGATAAGGACGGAGTGAGTGAGTTTTTCGAGTTGCTCACCGGCGGTGATCCGCTGGATCCCGTGACCCCGAACCAGCCGATCTTCGCGATGTTGCCCGCCCAACCGGTAGGGGATTCGCTTTACACGTGGCGCTACATGAATGGTTTCGAACTCGGAACCGACTATCTCCTGCAGGGCAGCGGAGGGTTGACCGGCTGGGGATCACTCGTGTCCGGGGTGGACTACGAGGTCGTCACGGACGTGGCGGAAGAGCCGGGCTACCGTCGCATGACGGTGCGGCTTCTCATCCCACCCGCCGGGCGCTATTTCCTGCGGCTTTCGAGTCCGTAA
- a CDS encoding LamG-like jellyroll fold domain-containing protein gives MSRRFSRSSGRGETPLHRLLSELEAGTLSPEDHARLEELLGTSRQARREYFRYFELSAILHQEAGMEREEGVLPTLQSDWASRRMVQRSLMAAAAILILVAALMTLLKLRAPTPEAIALEATPGALWSVRSGSGEEESQGRGFEAGTVLVVSTGVVSAESAAGTQVLVQGPARVKVLGLRHFELEEGWLWVDAKADQESVRIEVGPYVVRDIGTRFGVRHVPDEGIEVHVFEGEVEVSNQKGERVSLLRPKRIAFRLDAESALVPIPLGSDPFPGIEDLLDAPASYRTVIRGQHPAAYWQLDESEPGPIRNVVSGEDHGTAEPDARMGQPGVRPADGFGGFNDKNLGVRLPGSSVRSLLRGMDGPNGVSLREGAASFWIRRDADMTQGEILWHAGETSSGGFGPELEMQAFLSADGRLGFFIENGRHDVLLKSPRSYADGDWHHVAVSWNSQQVSLYADGLLAAIDTLPRRDDSNVFRGIEVRFGKPGIVAHKDGGKPDLQSFHGWVDEVALWDRGLAPAEISAQFRAARPAVPAPD, from the coding sequence ATGAGCAGGCGCTTTTCCAGAAGTTCCGGCCGCGGAGAGACTCCGCTGCACCGGTTGCTTTCCGAATTGGAAGCGGGAACGCTTTCGCCGGAAGACCACGCACGCCTTGAGGAACTTCTGGGCACGTCCCGGCAGGCACGGCGCGAGTATTTCCGCTACTTCGAACTCTCCGCGATCCTGCATCAGGAAGCGGGCATGGAGCGGGAAGAGGGCGTCCTGCCGACCTTGCAGTCGGACTGGGCTTCCCGGCGGATGGTGCAGCGTTCGCTGATGGCGGCCGCCGCGATCCTGATCCTGGTGGCGGCCCTCATGACACTCCTCAAGTTGCGGGCGCCGACTCCCGAAGCCATTGCCCTCGAAGCGACGCCCGGCGCGCTGTGGTCGGTTCGGTCCGGCAGTGGGGAAGAGGAATCGCAGGGCCGCGGGTTCGAGGCCGGGACGGTGTTGGTGGTATCGACAGGGGTCGTGTCGGCCGAATCGGCGGCAGGCACCCAAGTCCTCGTGCAAGGGCCGGCCCGTGTGAAGGTGCTCGGACTGCGACACTTCGAACTCGAGGAAGGCTGGCTGTGGGTGGACGCGAAAGCGGATCAGGAATCGGTGCGGATCGAAGTCGGTCCCTACGTGGTGCGCGACATCGGAACGCGCTTCGGGGTCCGTCATGTCCCTGATGAGGGAATCGAGGTTCATGTCTTCGAGGGTGAGGTGGAGGTGAGCAACCAGAAGGGGGAGCGCGTGTCGCTCCTGCGCCCCAAACGCATCGCGTTCCGCCTCGATGCGGAGAGTGCCCTCGTGCCGATTCCGTTGGGATCGGATCCGTTTCCCGGGATTGAAGATCTGCTGGATGCGCCTGCCAGTTATCGCACCGTAATCCGTGGCCAGCACCCCGCCGCGTATTGGCAGCTCGACGAGTCCGAGCCCGGTCCGATCCGGAATGTGGTGAGCGGCGAGGACCACGGGACGGCGGAACCGGATGCCCGTATGGGTCAGCCTGGTGTGCGTCCGGCCGACGGATTCGGTGGCTTCAACGACAAAAATCTCGGTGTGCGTCTGCCCGGCTCATCGGTGCGGTCGCTGCTCCGTGGCATGGATGGCCCGAATGGCGTCTCTCTACGCGAGGGGGCCGCTTCCTTTTGGATTCGGCGCGATGCAGACATGACGCAGGGCGAGATCCTGTGGCACGCCGGTGAGACGAGTTCGGGCGGCTTCGGCCCGGAGCTCGAAATGCAGGCATTCCTTTCGGCGGACGGACGTCTCGGATTCTTCATCGAGAACGGAAGGCACGATGTTCTTCTGAAGTCGCCACGGTCCTATGCGGACGGTGATTGGCATCACGTCGCCGTGTCCTGGAACAGTCAGCAGGTTTCGCTCTATGCCGACGGTCTATTGGCGGCCATCGACACCCTTCCGCGTCGAGACGATTCGAACGTCTTCCGGGGCATCGAAGTCCGCTTCGGGAAGCCCGGCATCGTGGCCCATAAGGATGGCGGCAAGCCTGACCTTCAGTCCTTCCATGGCTGGGTGGACGAGGTGGCCCTCTGGGACCGTGGACTCGCACCGGCCGAGATATCCGCCCAGTTCCGCGCGGCCCGGCCCGCGGTCCCCGCGCCCGATTGA
- a CDS encoding sigma-70 family RNA polymerase sigma factor has protein sequence MFETEKARDAEFVQLLIKHQLQLRAFVLSMMKGSPDVDDIAQDVNALIWERREGFECGTNFRAWMFSVARFRLLAHWRDQKRRREWVFSEEVWESLAAEAEEHLAVTDERHVILRQCIRNLRPADRGLVLNRYLGEDTLRELSARTGRPEGSLKVSLHRIRGLLRTCISRKLNPVPDTP, from the coding sequence ATGTTCGAGACAGAGAAAGCCCGGGACGCCGAGTTCGTCCAGCTGCTGATCAAGCATCAGCTGCAGCTGCGGGCTTTCGTGTTGTCGATGATGAAGGGTTCTCCCGATGTGGATGACATCGCGCAGGATGTGAATGCCCTGATCTGGGAACGGCGGGAAGGTTTCGAGTGCGGCACGAACTTCCGGGCCTGGATGTTTTCGGTGGCTCGCTTCCGTCTCCTCGCGCATTGGCGGGATCAGAAACGGCGAAGGGAGTGGGTGTTTTCCGAGGAGGTCTGGGAGTCGCTGGCGGCGGAGGCCGAGGAGCACCTGGCGGTGACGGATGAGCGGCATGTGATCCTGCGCCAATGCATCCGCAACCTGCGACCCGCCGACCGAGGTCTCGTCCTGAACCGATATCTCGGTGAGGACACGCTTCGCGAACTGTCGGCACGCACCGGGCGCCCCGAGGGCAGCCTGAAAGTTTCGTTGCACCGGATCCGGGGACTGCTCCGGACCTGCATCAGCCGAAAACTCAACCCGGTTCCCGACACCCCATGA